One window of the Corticium candelabrum chromosome 7, ooCorCand1.1, whole genome shotgun sequence genome contains the following:
- the LOC134181896 gene encoding synaptotagmin-6-like: MTGHCNPYVIVSLSPSKSPSQESAVLVDTTNPQFDETFSFPIKNATELSSKCLHIRVASYDQFSTCRVLGEVEHLLGSGDTDSSYCYQRYLEAPGAKQHKYKIHRGDMLLSLGYQSRSNRITVVILKARNLKAVTLTGSCDPYVKVYLMVDEKRSAKKKTSVKKNTICPIYNESFFFDLSPRDITSHDVCLLFLVMDHNPVRQNNVIGKVEVGLDCLERGRDHWKAITNQPGKQVAKWHTLVSHVSKK; this comes from the exons ATGACGGGACACTGTAACCCGTACGTTATCGTTTCTCTTTCTCCGAGCAAGTCTCCGTCTCAAGAGAGTGCCGTGCTTGTCGACACGACCAATCCACAGTTCGATGAGACGTTTTCGTTTCCTATTAAAAACGCGACCGAGTTGAGCTCTAAGTGTCTTCACATTCGCGTTGCCAGCTATGACCAGTTTTCCACGTGTCGCGTATTGGGAGAAGTCGAACATCTGTTGGGCAGCGGCGACACCGATTCTTCTTATTGCTATCAACGATACTTGGAGGCACCTGGAGCAaagcaacacaaatacaag ATTCACAGAGGAGATATGCTACTTTCTCTCGGCTATCAAAGTCGCTCCAATAGAATTACAGTTGTTATTCTGAAAGCAAGAAACTTGAAGGCGGTCACTCTTACCGGCAGTTGTG ATCCCTACGTGAAAGTTTATCTAATGGTCGATGAGAAGAGGTCTGCAAAGAAGAAAACATCAGTGAAGAAAAATACGATATGTCCCATCTACAACGAGTCATTTTTCTTTGATCTGAGTCCTCGCGACATCACGAGTCACGACGTTTGTCTTCTTTTTCTGGTCATGGATCACAATCCTGTGCGACAAAACAACGTTATTGGAAAAGTCGAAGTGGGTCTCGACTGTCTCGAACGTGGAAGAGATCACTGGAAAGCAATTACTAATCAGCCGGGCAAACAGGTTGCAAAATGGCACACACTCGTTTCGCACGTCAGCAAAAAGTAA
- the LOC134181894 gene encoding D-glutamate cyclase, mitochondrial-like isoform X1, with product MRRCFRTLRTLQPCYSSFVCERVFSTRRGCSCRRNSNMVTYAEGSYRDVVTRVALDRHLASDFERYCSLNSPNFSLVNRSGEGYSSATRRIVQNVFITQGKDVVHKDELESLDWDGLETFYLTSSLKVKFVLQEANIYECVKEAPTYTTDIETCPVGLFRGKLLVTMYPIASELLQKTVEQTASVGVPPVHIGDPTDIGILDLQASYSGSTTLLNNGDIPVFWPSLMTIQEAVQRAGPALAYVGSTASDFSLAMPVNESSHKIHLSMLHKEGQPFCASVVSQSSVKAVNNLEDCLITGSWRKGVKELQSFTRGNLLQAAVSLSHSKHVAVTTGFPCLTHLSPPDETDGPPGILAIVRSLIACGKQVTVIVDHKNSFLRQTIEEALKKFVPHSQDVIVVPYPPSSVDECDTDTARKFLFDQSTGKATFDHLVALERTGPNYEGRYMTMTAKDISRLCDPVDQLFTLSSQEIIKTVAVGDGGNEVGFGKLRSEVGQFVDLGDQIACVVPADHLIVSGVSNWGGYALAAALCCLRRCPLHAPYVNRGIGGKDVQTSEFMPSANEERDLLAFLMKAGMRDGILPDQMMSVDGKSFDDYHAAKIREIWKIADGD from the exons ATGCGTCGCTGCTTTCGTACTTTGCGGACTCTACAACCGTGTTACTCCTCCTTTGTTTGTGAACGTGTTTTCTCTACGAGACGAGGTTGTAGTTGTAGAAGAAACTCTAACATGGTCACGTATGCCGAGGGGTCCTATCGGGACGTTGTGACTAGAGTTGCTCTCGACCGACACTTAGCAAGTGATTTTGAGCGATATTGCTCATTAAACAGTCCTAATTTTTCGCTCGTGAACAGAAGTGGGGAGGGCTACAGCTCAGCCACAAG GAGAATTGTTCAAAATGTCTTCATTACTCAAGGCAAAGATGTTGTGCACAAAGACGAGTTAGAAAGCCTTGATTGGGACGGCTTAGAGACATTTTACCTGACTTCTAGTCTTAAAGTAAAGTTTGTACTGCAAGAGGCTAACATCTACGAATGTGTCAAAGAAGCTCCTACTTATACAACAGACATAGAAACATGCCCTGTTGGACTATTTCGTGGAAAGCTGTTGGTAACTATGTATCCTATAGCTAGTGAATTGCTACAAAAGACAGTAGAGCAAACAGCATCGGTTGGTGTTCCTCCAGTACATATTGGGGATCCTACTGACATCGGTATCTTAGACTTGCAAGCTTCTTACAGTGGCTCAACGACATTGCTGAATAATGGTGACATTCCTGTATTCTGGCCAAGCCTAATGACAATTCAAGAGGCTGTGCAACGTGCAG GACCTGCTCTAGCGTATGTTGGATCAACTGCAAGTGACTTTTCATTAGCTATGCCTGTTAATGAAAGTAGCCACAAGATACATCTATCCATGCTTCACAAGGAAGGTCAGCCATTCTGTGCTAGTGTTGTATCTCAGTCTTCAGTTAAAGCAGTCAATAACCTTGAAGACTGCCTCATAACTGGGTCATGGAGAAAGGGAGTAAAGGAGTTACAGTCTTTCACTCGTGGAAATCTTCTGCAAGCTGCTGTTAGTCTGAGCCACTCTAAGCATGTTGCTGTGACAACTGGTTTTCCTTGCCTCACACATCTCTCTCCTCCAGATGAAACTGATGGTCCGCCTGGCATACTGGCTATTGTTCGCTCTTTGATAGCATGTGGCAAACAAGTAACTGTTATTGTTGATCATAAGAACTCTTTTCTAAGACAAACGATTGAGGAAGCTCTCAAGAAGTTTGTTCCACACTCACAGGATGTCATCGTGGTGCCGTATCCTCCATCTAGTGTAGATGAGTGTGACACGGATACAGCTAGAAAATTCTTGTTTGATCAGTCCACTGGTAAGGCTACATTTGATCATTTAGTGGCTCTTGAAAGAACAGGACCAAATTATGAGGGACGGTACATGACGATGACTGCCAAAGATATATCGCGACTTTGTGATCCTGTTGACCAGTTGTTCACTTTATCGAGTCAAGAAATCATTAAGACTGTTGCTGTAGGTGATGGTGGCAATGAGGTCGGCTTCGGCAAACTTCGCTCTGAAGTTGGACAGTTTGTTGATTTGGGTGACCAGATCGCATGTGTTGTGCCCGCAGACCACCTGATTGTTAGCGGAGTGTCTAACTGGGGAGGATATGCCTTAGCAGCTGCACTATGTTGTCTCAGACGATGTCCATTGCATGCTCCTTATGTCAACAGAGGGATTGGAGGCAAAGATGTCCAAACGTCTGAGTTTATGCCATCAGCAAATGAG GAGAGAGACCTACTAGCTTTCTTAATGAAGGCCGGTATGAGGGATGGTATTCTGCCTGACCAGATGATGTCAGTTGACGGCAAATCATTTGATGATTATCATGCCGCTAAAATCAGAGAAATCTGGAAAATTGCAGATGGAGACTAA
- the LOC134181894 gene encoding D-glutamate cyclase, mitochondrial-like isoform X2 has product MYPIASELLQKTVEQTASVGVPPVHIGDPTDIGILDLQASYSGSTTLLNNGDIPVFWPSLMTIQEAVQRAGPALAYVGSTASDFSLAMPVNESSHKIHLSMLHKEGQPFCASVVSQSSVKAVNNLEDCLITGSWRKGVKELQSFTRGNLLQAAVSLSHSKHVAVTTGFPCLTHLSPPDETDGPPGILAIVRSLIACGKQVTVIVDHKNSFLRQTIEEALKKFVPHSQDVIVVPYPPSSVDECDTDTARKFLFDQSTGKATFDHLVALERTGPNYEGRYMTMTAKDISRLCDPVDQLFTLSSQEIIKTVAVGDGGNEVGFGKLRSEVGQFVDLGDQIACVVPADHLIVSGVSNWGGYALAAALCCLRRCPLHAPYVNRGIGGKDVQTSEFMPSANEERDLLAFLMKAGMRDGILPDQMMSVDGKSFDDYHAAKIREIWKIADGD; this is encoded by the exons ATGTATCCTATAGCTAGTGAATTGCTACAAAAGACAGTAGAGCAAACAGCATCGGTTGGTGTTCCTCCAGTACATATTGGGGATCCTACTGACATCGGTATCTTAGACTTGCAAGCTTCTTACAGTGGCTCAACGACATTGCTGAATAATGGTGACATTCCTGTATTCTGGCCAAGCCTAATGACAATTCAAGAGGCTGTGCAACGTGCAG GACCTGCTCTAGCGTATGTTGGATCAACTGCAAGTGACTTTTCATTAGCTATGCCTGTTAATGAAAGTAGCCACAAGATACATCTATCCATGCTTCACAAGGAAGGTCAGCCATTCTGTGCTAGTGTTGTATCTCAGTCTTCAGTTAAAGCAGTCAATAACCTTGAAGACTGCCTCATAACTGGGTCATGGAGAAAGGGAGTAAAGGAGTTACAGTCTTTCACTCGTGGAAATCTTCTGCAAGCTGCTGTTAGTCTGAGCCACTCTAAGCATGTTGCTGTGACAACTGGTTTTCCTTGCCTCACACATCTCTCTCCTCCAGATGAAACTGATGGTCCGCCTGGCATACTGGCTATTGTTCGCTCTTTGATAGCATGTGGCAAACAAGTAACTGTTATTGTTGATCATAAGAACTCTTTTCTAAGACAAACGATTGAGGAAGCTCTCAAGAAGTTTGTTCCACACTCACAGGATGTCATCGTGGTGCCGTATCCTCCATCTAGTGTAGATGAGTGTGACACGGATACAGCTAGAAAATTCTTGTTTGATCAGTCCACTGGTAAGGCTACATTTGATCATTTAGTGGCTCTTGAAAGAACAGGACCAAATTATGAGGGACGGTACATGACGATGACTGCCAAAGATATATCGCGACTTTGTGATCCTGTTGACCAGTTGTTCACTTTATCGAGTCAAGAAATCATTAAGACTGTTGCTGTAGGTGATGGTGGCAATGAGGTCGGCTTCGGCAAACTTCGCTCTGAAGTTGGACAGTTTGTTGATTTGGGTGACCAGATCGCATGTGTTGTGCCCGCAGACCACCTGATTGTTAGCGGAGTGTCTAACTGGGGAGGATATGCCTTAGCAGCTGCACTATGTTGTCTCAGACGATGTCCATTGCATGCTCCTTATGTCAACAGAGGGATTGGAGGCAAAGATGTCCAAACGTCTGAGTTTATGCCATCAGCAAATGAG GAGAGAGACCTACTAGCTTTCTTAATGAAGGCCGGTATGAGGGATGGTATTCTGCCTGACCAGATGATGTCAGTTGACGGCAAATCATTTGATGATTATCATGCCGCTAAAATCAGAGAAATCTGGAAAATTGCAGATGGAGACTAA